A window from Enterocloster bolteae encodes these proteins:
- the rplW gene encoding 50S ribosomal protein L23, giving the protein MADIKYYDVILKPVITEKSMNAMGDRKYTFMVHVDANKSMIKEAVEKMFPGTKVASVNTMNCEGKTKRRGMTFGKTAASKKAIVKLTEDSKEIEIFQGL; this is encoded by the coding sequence ATGGCAGATATCAAGTACTATGACGTCATTTTAAAACCAGTCATCACTGAGAAGAGCATGAATGCCATGGGCGATAGAAAGTATACTTTCATGGTACATGTAGACGCTAACAAGTCTATGATTAAAGAGGCTGTTGAGAAGATGTTCCCAGGCACCAAGGTTGCCAGCGTGAACACCATGAACTGTGAAGGCAAGACCAAGAGAAGGGGAATGACCTTCGGCAAGACAGCTGCTTCCAAGAAAGCAATCGTAAAGCTGACAGAAGACAGCAAAGAGATAGAGATTTTCCAGGGACTGTAA
- the rplC gene encoding 50S ribosomal protein L3, giving the protein MKKAILATKVGMTQIFNENGALVPVTVLQAGPCVVTQVKTAENDGYKAVQVGFVDKRDKLVSKPQKGHFDKAGVSYKRYVREFKFENAEEYSVKDEIKADIFAAGDKIDATAISKGKGFQGAIKRYGQHRGPMAHGSKFHRHQGSNGSATTPGRVFKGKGMPGHMGSKQITVQNLEVVKVDVDNNLILVKGAVPGPKKSLVTIKETVKVER; this is encoded by the coding sequence ATGAAGAAAGCGATTTTAGCAACAAAAGTCGGAATGACCCAGATCTTCAATGAGAATGGTGCTTTAGTTCCGGTAACCGTACTTCAGGCAGGACCTTGTGTGGTAACACAGGTTAAGACAGCTGAGAACGATGGTTACAAAGCAGTACAGGTTGGTTTTGTTGACAAGAGGGACAAACTGGTCAGCAAGCCGCAGAAAGGCCATTTTGACAAGGCCGGTGTTTCTTACAAGAGATATGTAAGAGAATTCAAGTTTGAGAATGCGGAAGAGTATTCCGTAAAAGATGAGATTAAGGCAGACATCTTCGCAGCAGGCGATAAGATTGATGCAACCGCTATTTCCAAGGGTAAAGGCTTCCAGGGCGCCATCAAGAGATACGGACAGCACAGAGGACCTATGGCACATGGTTCCAAGTTCCATCGTCATCAGGGTTCCAACGGTTCCGCTACAACCCCAGGCCGCGTATTCAAGGGCAAGGGAATGCCAGGCCACATGGGCAGCAAGCAGATTACCGTTCAGAATCTGGAGGTTGTCAAGGTTGACGTTGACAATAACCTGATTCTGGTTAAGGGCGCAGTACCAGGACCAAAGAAGAGCCTGGTAACAATTAAAGAAACCGTTAAGGTTGAAAGGTAA
- the rpsJ gene encoding 30S ribosomal protein S10, whose product MASQVMRITLKAYDHQLVDQSAGKIIETVKKTGSQVSGPVPLPTKKEVVTILRAVHKYKDSREQFEQRTHKRLIDITAPSQKTVDALSRLEMPAGVYIDIKMKTK is encoded by the coding sequence ATGGCAAGTCAAGTAATGAGAATCACTTTAAAGGCTTATGATCATCAGTTGGTAGATCAGTCCGCCGGAAAAATCATCGAGACTGTAAAGAAGACAGGATCACAGGTGAGCGGACCGGTGCCGTTACCAACCAAGAAAGAGGTAGTAACTATTCTGCGTGCGGTTCATAAGTACAAAGATTCCAGAGAGCAGTTCGAGCAGAGAACTCACAAGAGACTCATCGACATCACAGCTCCAAGCCAGAAAACAGTTGATGCGCTGTCCAGACTGGAAATGCCAGCTGGTGTGTACATCGACATCAAGATGAAAACGAAATAA
- the rplD gene encoding 50S ribosomal protein L4: MANVSVYNMEGKEVGALELNDAVFGVEVNEHLVHLAVVAQLANKRQGTQKAKTRSEVSGGGRKPWRQKGTGHARQGSTRSPQWKGGGVVFAPTPRDYTIRLNKKEKRAALRSALTSRVQDNKFIVVDELKFDEIKTKKFQNVMDNLKVSKALVVLADNDQNTVLSARNIAGVKTSQVGSINVYDILKYNTVVATKAAVASIEEVYA, translated from the coding sequence ATGGCAAACGTATCTGTTTACAATATGGAAGGTAAAGAAGTTGGCGCATTAGAACTGAACGATGCCGTGTTCGGTGTAGAAGTTAACGAGCATCTGGTACATCTTGCAGTTGTTGCACAGCTTGCAAATAAACGTCAGGGAACACAGAAAGCAAAGACACGTTCTGAGGTTTCCGGCGGCGGCAGAAAGCCGTGGAGACAGAAAGGAACCGGTCATGCAAGACAGGGTTCAACCAGGTCTCCTCAGTGGAAGGGCGGCGGCGTGGTATTCGCTCCAACACCAAGAGATTACACCATCAGACTGAACAAGAAGGAAAAGAGAGCTGCTCTCAGGTCTGCTCTGACCAGCCGTGTTCAGGATAACAAGTTTATCGTAGTAGATGAGCTTAAGTTTGACGAGATTAAGACCAAGAAGTTCCAGAATGTTATGGATAACCTGAAGGTATCCAAGGCACTGGTGGTTCTGGCTGACAATGATCAGAATACAGTATTATCTGCAAGGAACATTGCAGGCGTTAAGACCTCTCAGGTCGGCTCCATCAACGTATACGACATTCTGAAGTACAACACAGTAGTGGCTACCAAGGCTGCTGTTGCATCCATCGAGGAGGTGTACGCATAA